Proteins encoded together in one Terriglobales bacterium window:
- a CDS encoding cbb3-type cytochrome c oxidase subunit I: MDTHGSSTTHGTVAHAHAAPTGFIRKYVFSLDHKVIGIQYYFLALVAVVVGMFLSLLMRIHLIAPGISFPLIGEIKPETYLMLLTMHGTIMVFFVLTTAPQSGFGNYFLPIQIGAPDMAFPTLNMLSFWTTFLAFVALIAAFFVSGGAPIAGWTNYATLSALPSAGPGLGLGEDLWLVSIALFCGASLMGALNFITTVLDLRAKGMTLMRMPLTCWAWFVTAILGLLAFGVLLAAGILMLMDRNLGTSFFVPGGLVVSGNLVKHNGGSPLLWQHLFWFFGHPEVYIAILPGMGVASQLLSTFSRKPIFGYRAMVYAILGIGLLGFMVWGHHMFMSGMSPYSAFAFSVMTMAIGVPSAIKTFNWLGTLWQGKIRFTTPMLFAIGFVSLFVSGGLSGPFLAQPAVDIPLHDTYFVVGHFHLIMGVAAIFGIFAGTYYWFPKMFGRMMNNTMGIIHFVFTFIGTYAIFMPMHYLGMAGNPRRYSQFTELKFLAPLIPVHKFITFAAVITIAAQLIFIFNLFYSMFKGEKATDNPWEATTLEWTTATPPPHDNFGGKTPVVYHGPYEYSVPGAAKDYIMQTDPTPIPAHH; this comes from the coding sequence ATGGATACGCACGGCTCAAGCACGACACACGGAACAGTAGCGCACGCGCATGCGGCGCCGACCGGATTTATACGCAAATACGTTTTCAGCCTGGACCACAAAGTTATCGGCATCCAGTATTACTTTCTGGCGCTGGTGGCGGTTGTTGTGGGAATGTTCCTTTCTCTGCTGATGCGCATTCACCTGATAGCTCCCGGCATCAGCTTTCCTCTAATTGGTGAAATCAAACCGGAAACCTATCTGATGCTGTTGACCATGCACGGCACCATCATGGTTTTCTTCGTGTTAACGACAGCGCCGCAGAGCGGATTCGGCAATTACTTTCTGCCTATTCAGATCGGTGCGCCGGATATGGCCTTCCCGACCCTGAACATGCTGTCGTTCTGGACAACATTTCTTGCCTTTGTGGCGCTGATTGCAGCGTTCTTCGTGTCGGGAGGCGCGCCGATTGCCGGCTGGACGAACTATGCCACTTTGAGCGCGCTTCCTAGCGCCGGGCCGGGACTAGGCTTGGGCGAGGACCTATGGCTGGTGAGCATCGCGTTGTTCTGCGGCGCGTCACTGATGGGCGCGCTCAACTTCATCACCACGGTTCTGGACTTGCGGGCCAAGGGCATGACGCTGATGCGGATGCCGCTCACTTGCTGGGCATGGTTCGTGACGGCAATTCTGGGATTGTTAGCATTCGGAGTGTTGCTGGCGGCTGGCATCCTGATGCTGATGGACCGCAATCTGGGTACCAGCTTTTTTGTTCCTGGCGGTTTAGTCGTAAGCGGCAATCTGGTCAAGCACAACGGAGGGTCACCGCTGTTGTGGCAGCACCTGTTCTGGTTCTTCGGCCACCCCGAGGTTTACATCGCCATCCTGCCGGGCATGGGTGTGGCGTCGCAGCTGCTTTCTACTTTTTCGCGCAAGCCGATTTTTGGTTATCGTGCGATGGTGTACGCAATCCTGGGCATCGGGCTGCTCGGCTTCATGGTGTGGGGACACCACATGTTCATGAGCGGCATGAGCCCGTACTCGGCCTTCGCGTTTTCCGTTATGACCATGGCAATCGGAGTGCCCTCAGCGATCAAGACCTTTAATTGGCTGGGCACTCTGTGGCAGGGCAAAATACGGTTCACCACGCCAATGCTGTTCGCCATCGGTTTTGTTTCGCTGTTCGTCTCCGGTGGATTGAGCGGCCCTTTCCTGGCGCAGCCCGCGGTTGACATCCCGCTACATGATACCTACTTCGTGGTCGGCCACTTTCACCTGATCATGGGAGTGGCCGCGATCTTTGGAATTTTTGCCGGAACGTATTATTGGTTCCCCAAGATGTTCGGCAGGATGATGAACAACACGATGGGCATCATCCATTTTGTATTCACGTTCATCGGCACGTATGCGATCTTCATGCCGATGCACTACCTGGGGATGGCAGGAAATCCGCGGCGCTACTCGCAATTTACCGAACTGAAGTTTCTGGCGCCACTCATTCCCGTTCACAAGTTCATTACTTTTGCAGCAGTGATCACCATTGCCGCGCAGCTGATCTTCATCTTCAATCTGTTCTACAGCATGTTTAAGGGAGAGAAGGCCACGGACAACCCTTGG